In Alosa sapidissima isolate fAloSap1 chromosome 4, fAloSap1.pri, whole genome shotgun sequence, the following are encoded in one genomic region:
- the LOC121707410 gene encoding olfactory receptor class A-like protein 4 translates to MEEIQATAKPIGMGLQIRMSNIQATLYLILVVIGILGNAMIIGVIGKGVIRDQGGGRSSDMILVNMAFSNLMVSITRNTLLVISDQGVELYSSREWCKFLMGLWVWIRSVNVWSTFFLSAFHFQTLRRITPISVNRGPPKFVFAVFAIIWVINLLYAIPAYIFSTSGGRNSTETLMFVSTTTRSLLGCMWNFPSSYSGLAFVTTSMVIHEILPIILMSFTNLGSLLTLYAHQSPILHTQRSPDAPVIRRVRAERRAAKVILALIILFISSWGTNIISVNYFNYNRGSSTNFLLIIARFASSLFIALSPIVLAFGHRRLRAFLKALITY, encoded by the exons ATGGAGGAAATACAAGCGACCGCGAAGCCCATTGGTATGGGTCTCCAGATCCGGATGTCAAACATTCAGGCAACGTTATACCTAATACTGGTTGTGATTGGGATCCTGGGAAATGCAATGATCATTGGTGTGATTGGCAAGGGTGTTATCAGGGACCAAGGTGGAGGTCGCAGTTCGGACATGATCCTGGTGAACATGGCCTTCTCCAACCTCATGGTGTCCATCACGAGGAACACCCTGTTGGTCATATCAGATCAGGGAGTTGAG CTGTACTCATCCAGAGAATGGTGCAAGTTCCTCATGGGCCTGTGGGTGTGGATACGCTCCGTGAACGTGTGGTCCACCTTCTTCCTCAGCGCTTTCCATTTCCAGACTCTCCGGCGCATCACTCCCATCTCGGTCAACAGAGGCCCGCCCAAATTTGTGTTTGCTGTCTTTGCCATCATTTGGGTCATCAACCTGCTGTATGCCATCCCTGCATATATCTTCTCAACCAGTGGGGGCAGGAACTCAACAGAG ACTTTAATGTTTGTGAGCACCACCACACGCTCCCTGCTGGGCTGTATGTGGAACTTCCCCAGCTCCTACAGTGGCCTGGCCTTTGTCACAACCTCCATGGTGATCCATGAGATTCTCCCCATCATCCTGATGAGCTTCACCAACCTGGGCTCGCTGCTGACGCTCTATGCCCACCAGAGCCCTATCCTTCACACGCAGAGGAGCCCAGATGCCCCCGTCATCAGGAGAGTGCGCGCTGAGAGACGCGCTGCCAAG gtgattCTGGCTCTGATCATTCTGTTCATCTCCTCCTGGGGTACCAATATCATCTCCGTAAACTACTTCAATTACAACCGTGGCTCATCTACAAATTTTCTGTTGATCATTGCTCGCTTTGCCAGTAGCCTCTTCATTGCACTGTCCCCCATTGTCCTTGCTTTTGGACACAGAAGATTACGAGCCTTTCTGAAGGCATTGATCACTTACTGA